In the genome of Helicobacter kayseriensis, one region contains:
- the trxB gene encoding thioredoxin-disulfide reductase: MLDLAIIGGGPAGLSAGLYATRGGLKNVALFEMGMPGGQITGSSEIENYPGVAQVVSGMDFMQPWQEQCFRFGLKHEMAEVVRVSKQGDIFQIIQADGKSVEAKSVIVATGGKPKKSGVKGELEFWGKGVSTCATCDGFFYKNKEVVVLGGGDTALEEAIYLSRICSKVYLVHRRNEFRAAPSTIAHVKENEKIEIITPAVVKEIGGDSMGVSFVTIETNGEERRLDVPGIFIFVGYEVNNSVLKQEDGSMLCECDEWGSVVVDLSMKTSLKGLYAAGDLRIQAPKQVVCAAGDGATAALSVLSYLEGH; this comes from the coding sequence ATGTTAGACTTAGCAATTATTGGAGGAGGTCCAGCAGGACTTAGTGCAGGTTTGTATGCCACAAGAGGTGGTTTGAAAAATGTTGCCTTATTTGAAATGGGAATGCCTGGAGGGCAGATCACTGGAAGTAGTGAAATTGAAAATTATCCAGGTGTTGCACAGGTTGTAAGTGGAATGGATTTTATGCAACCTTGGCAAGAACAATGTTTTCGTTTTGGGCTTAAACATGAGATGGCAGAAGTTGTTCGAGTTTCTAAACAGGGTGATATTTTTCAAATCATTCAAGCTGATGGGAAAAGTGTTGAAGCCAAAAGTGTTATTGTTGCCACAGGTGGGAAGCCCAAGAAAAGTGGAGTAAAAGGTGAGCTTGAATTTTGGGGAAAGGGTGTAAGTACGTGTGCAACTTGTGATGGATTTTTTTATAAAAATAAGGAAGTAGTTGTATTAGGAGGAGGAGATACTGCTCTTGAAGAGGCTATTTATCTTTCAAGAATCTGCTCTAAAGTATATCTTGTTCATCGTCGAAATGAGTTTCGTGCAGCTCCTAGTACAATTGCCCATGTCAAAGAAAATGAAAAAATTGAAATCATCACTCCTGCTGTTGTCAAAGAAATTGGTGGAGATTCTATGGGGGTGAGTTTTGTCACAATTGAAACCAATGGAGAAGAAAGGCGACTTGATGTTCCAGGGATTTTTATTTTTGTTGGTTATGAGGTCAACAATTCTGTTTTAAAACAAGAAGATGGGAGTATGCTCTGTGAGTGCGATGAGTGGGGGAGTGTTGTGGTGGATTTATCTATGAAGACAAGCCTTAAGGGACTCTATGCTGCTGGGGATCTAAGGATTCAGGCTCCAAAGCAAGTTGTTTGTGCTGCTGGAGATGGAGCAACAGCAGCATTAAGTGTTTTATCTTATTTGGAAGGACATTAG
- the rplK gene encoding 50S ribosomal protein L11: MAKKIIGELKLQIPAGKANPSPPVGPALGQRGVNIMEFCKAFNEKTKDMGDFNIPVIITVYQDKSFTFVTKKPPVTDLIKKAIKLQKGSDNPLKNKVGQLTLGQLEEIAKTKMEDLNTSDIEAAKKIVAGSARSMGVEIID, from the coding sequence ATGGCAAAAAAAATTATTGGCGAACTTAAGTTGCAAATTCCTGCTGGAAAGGCAAATCCTTCTCCTCCTGTTGGTCCAGCTCTAGGACAAAGAGGTGTAAATATTATGGAATTTTGTAAAGCTTTTAATGAGAAAACAAAAGATATGGGAGACTTTAATATCCCTGTTATCATTACTGTCTATCAAGACAAAAGCTTTACATTTGTAACAAAGAAACCGCCTGTTACCGATTTGATTAAGAAGGCAATCAAACTTCAAAAGGGATCAGATAATCCATTGAAAAACAAGGTTGGACAATTAACTCTTGGTCAGCTTGAAGAAATTGCAAAAACAAAAATGGAAGATCTTAATACTTCGGATATTGAAGCAGCAAAAAAAATTGTCGCTGGAAGTGCAAGAAGCATGGGTGTTGAAATCATAGATTAG
- the secE gene encoding preprotein translocase subunit SecE: MIKKITNYYRSAKEELWKVIFPTKQQLKISFIAVVVVVSVITLFLALVDLILSSSMSSIL, from the coding sequence ATGATCAAAAAAATAACAAATTATTATCGAAGTGCTAAAGAGGAATTATGGAAGGTTATTTTTCCTACAAAGCAACAGTTGAAGATTTCTTTCATTGCAGTTGTTGTTGTTGTAAGTGTAATAACTCTTTTTTTGGCCTTGGTAGATTTGATTTTGTCAAGTTCTATGTCAAGCATTTTGTAG
- a CDS encoding homoserine dehydrogenase produces the protein MMERIGIGIVGLGTVGGSVAKIIEEHGKRLAQRAGVELYVKRAVVRNPSKYHHFSFPISCDVEDLLKDDDVEIVVELMGGVETPFEIAKKVFKCKKALVTANKAMLAYHAQDLIELSKGLPFGFEASVCGGVPIIEILRDSLVANDFGGFEGIFNGTSNFVLSKMLEDRCDFSQALHKAQELGYAEADPSLDINGGDAGHKLLILAKLAYGVCVKPEEILVEGIEQIGLEDMCFADELGYAIKLVGIAKKDGEVLDLRLHPALLHKDNDLSNVNGVKNAISLHGDCVKDLFVSGFGAGGEVTASAVIADIVHIARLRNASPYPCPPFGFFEYQNLLKIKPLEEIQSAYYLRFIVRDEYGVLANITSSLAHFGISVKQILQKSSHSEATIILITHCVQEKNITLALQEIQKMDWILTSPCKIRINE, from the coding sequence ATAATGGAGCGTATTGGAATTGGAATAGTTGGACTTGGGACAGTAGGGGGGAGTGTTGCAAAAATTATAGAAGAGCATGGAAAAAGATTAGCCCAAAGGGCTGGAGTTGAGCTTTATGTTAAGCGTGCTGTTGTAAGGAATCCTAGTAAATATCATCATTTTTCTTTTCCGATAAGTTGTGATGTTGAGGATCTTTTAAAAGATGATGATGTTGAGATTGTTGTTGAGTTAATGGGGGGTGTTGAAACACCCTTTGAGATTGCCAAAAAAGTTTTTAAATGCAAAAAAGCCCTAGTCACGGCCAATAAAGCGATGCTTGCCTATCACGCCCAAGATCTTATTGAGCTATCCAAAGGACTCCCTTTTGGGTTTGAGGCAAGTGTATGTGGAGGAGTTCCAATTATTGAAATTTTAAGAGATAGTTTGGTGGCCAATGATTTTGGGGGCTTTGAGGGGATTTTTAATGGCACGAGCAATTTTGTTTTGTCTAAGATGCTTGAGGATAGATGCGATTTTTCTCAAGCATTACATAAAGCACAAGAGCTTGGTTATGCAGAAGCAGATCCTAGTCTTGACATTAATGGTGGGGATGCTGGTCATAAGCTTTTGATTCTTGCAAAACTTGCTTATGGAGTTTGTGTAAAGCCTGAAGAGATTCTAGTTGAGGGAATCGAGCAAATTGGCTTAGAGGATATGTGTTTTGCCGATGAACTTGGTTATGCAATCAAGCTTGTGGGAATTGCCAAAAAGGATGGAGAGGTTTTGGATCTTAGATTACATCCCGCTCTTTTGCATAAAGATAATGATTTATCCAATGTGAATGGGGTAAAAAATGCAATTAGCTTGCATGGCGATTGCGTGAAGGATTTGTTTGTAAGTGGTTTTGGAGCTGGAGGAGAAGTAACAGCAAGTGCTGTTATTGCCGACATCGTTCATATTGCGCGTTTGAGGAATGCCTCTCCTTATCCTTGTCCACCATTTGGATTTTTTGAATATCAAAATTTATTGAAAATAAAACCATTGGAAGAAATACAAAGTGCCTATTATTTGCGTTTTATCGTGAGAGATGAATATGGTGTTTTGGCAAATATTACTTCAAGTTTGGCCCATTTTGGAATTTCTGTAAAACAGATTTTGCAAAAAAGTTCTCATTCTGAAGCGACTATTATTCTTATCACACATTGTGTGCAGGAAAAAAACATTACTCTTGCACTTCAAGAAATCCAAAAGATGGACTGGATCCTCACATCTCCTTGCAAGATTCGCATCAATGAGTAG
- a CDS encoding TIGR01212 family radical SAM protein (This family includes YhcC from E. coli K-12, an uncharacterized radical SAM protein.), translating to MREILTLGRYFKKRFGQRVRKIPISLQGFTCPNIDGRVARGGCIYCCNESFSPSLVKINHLGKQVKMHFDLKENPILDAQVQQLKEQFFWHADFHKEKFEIQKYMIYLQSYTNTYAPFETLKRIFDEALNLPNVVGISIGTRIDCVSLEVLDLLAEYVKNGKEVWLEYGIQSVFPKTLELINRGHGIEDAQNQFILARQRQIKVCAHLIYGLPQENEEMMLHSLREVIGWGIDGIKLHPLYVVENTKLAKMYKNGEYIPISLEVYTRLILQSLQEIPDDVVIHRISSGAHDEMLIAPKWCFDKNIQMRYIRDRLREVGLEY from the coding sequence ATGAGAGAGATTCTAACTCTAGGCAGATATTTTAAAAAAAGATTTGGACAAAGGGTGAGAAAGATCCCAATTTCTTTGCAGGGTTTTACATGTCCAAATATCGATGGAAGAGTTGCTAGGGGAGGGTGTATTTATTGTTGCAATGAAAGTTTTTCTCCAAGTTTGGTCAAGATTAATCATTTGGGAAAACAAGTCAAGATGCATTTTGATCTCAAAGAGAATCCTATTTTGGATGCTCAAGTTCAGCAACTCAAAGAACAATTCTTTTGGCATGCAGATTTTCATAAAGAAAAATTTGAAATCCAAAAATATATGATTTATCTTCAATCTTATACCAATACATATGCCCCATTTGAAACGCTTAAAAGAATTTTTGATGAGGCCTTAAATCTGCCCAATGTGGTTGGAATTAGTATCGGCACACGGATTGATTGTGTTTCTTTAGAGGTGCTTGATTTGCTTGCAGAGTATGTTAAGAATGGAAAAGAAGTCTGGCTTGAATATGGGATTCAATCCGTATTTCCAAAGACTCTTGAGCTTATCAATCGCGGTCATGGAATCGAAGATGCACAAAATCAATTTATTTTGGCTCGACAGAGACAAATTAAAGTTTGTGCGCATTTGATTTATGGACTTCCTCAAGAAAATGAAGAGATGATGTTGCACTCTTTAAGAGAGGTTATTGGTTGGGGGATTGATGGCATCAAGCTTCATCCTTTATATGTTGTAGAAAATACAAAACTTGCCAAAATGTATAAAAATGGCGAATATATACCTATTTCTTTAGAGGTTTATACGCGTTTGATTTTGCAGTCTTTGCAAGAAATTCCAGATGACGTAGTGATTCACCGCATTAGCTCTGGAGCACATGATGAGATGTTAATTGCTCCTAAATGGTGTTTTGATAAAAATATTCAAATGCGTTACATTCGAGATCGTTTAAGGGAAGTGGGGCTTGAATATTAG
- the rpmE gene encoding 50S ribosomal protein L31 yields the protein MKKGIHPEYVPCKVTCVTSGKTIEVMSNKSELRVDISSFCHPFYTGSDKIADATGRVEKFRQKYNMK from the coding sequence ATGAAAAAGGGTATTCATCCAGAGTATGTCCCATGCAAAGTAACTTGTGTTACAAGTGGAAAAACAATTGAAGTGATGAGCAATAAAAGCGAGCTTCGTGTTGATATTTCAAGTTTTTGCCATCCCTTCTATACAGGAAGTGACAAAATTGCTGATGCAACAGGGCGTGTAGAAAAATTCCGTCAAAAATACAATATGAAGTAA
- the dapB gene encoding 4-hydroxy-tetrahydrodipicolinate reductase, translated as MLEVGLVGYGGKMGGLICDLIAQSGDLKLTSVYDHKNQRNLQSRQEDIYFSNDWGEFLKHSQAVIDFSTPQATFSLLEACLEIPRPLVIGTTGLSEETHQLMRKVSQSVPVVYATNTSQGINLLNQFAFLASKILEDCDIEIVEMHHRSKKDAPSGTAMTLAEYCANARGLELEEVRVSGRDGNIGKRDKQEIGVMSLRGGDIVGRHTVGFYCDGEYLELTHTATNRKTFALGALRAVRWVMVQKNGIFSMKEVLGQ; from the coding sequence GTGTTAGAAGTTGGACTTGTTGGGTATGGTGGGAAAATGGGGGGATTGATTTGTGATCTTATTGCTCAAAGCGGGGATTTAAAGCTTACAAGCGTTTATGATCACAAAAATCAAAGAAATTTACAAAGCAGGCAAGAGGATATCTATTTTTCTAATGATTGGGGGGAATTTTTAAAACATTCGCAAGCCGTGATTGATTTTTCAACTCCTCAAGCAACCTTTTCCTTGCTTGAGGCATGTTTAGAGATTCCTAGGCCATTGGTTATAGGAACAACAGGCTTGAGTGAGGAGACACATCAATTAATGAGAAAGGTGTCACAAAGTGTTCCTGTTGTCTATGCAACAAATACAAGTCAAGGGATCAATCTTTTGAATCAATTTGCATTTCTAGCCTCAAAAATTTTAGAAGATTGTGATATAGAGATTGTCGAAATGCATCATCGCTCCAAAAAAGATGCGCCAAGTGGTACAGCTATGACTTTGGCTGAGTATTGTGCCAATGCAAGAGGTCTAGAATTGGAAGAAGTGAGGGTAAGTGGGCGTGATGGAAATATTGGCAAGCGAGATAAGCAAGAAATTGGTGTAATGAGCTTGAGGGGGGGAGATATCGTAGGTCGACATACGGTAGGTTTTTATTGTGATGGGGAGTATTTGGAGCTTACACATACTGCTACAAATCGCAAAACATTTGCTCTAGGAGCTTTGAGGGCTGTACGATGGGTCATGGTTCAGAAGAATGGGATTTTTAGTATGAAAGAAGTTTTGGGTCAATGA
- the rsmI gene encoding 16S rRNA (cytidine(1402)-2'-O)-methyltransferase: MLYLLPTPLGNLADVTLRTLQALQECDVLLCEDTRVAQKLLLLLEQKGKLLKKKREFFSFHSHNQVSFLENISPDFFESCVGFMSDAGMPCVSDPGSILIGYAKHHKIPFEILPAGSAATLAHAYSGLGDSGFVFDGFLPHKSNDRQKRLVFWKDVLNSQDLALIVYESPHRLLDSLMDLQKIDQNCHVFVIKEMTKKFQASFEGNVVEVLQGIGETKILGEWVLVLKFSKQEKEYKLGVLEVMHSDIPPKIKAKLLSQITGESIKEWYHRIIKEGK, translated from the coding sequence GTGCTCTATTTATTGCCTACTCCTCTTGGCAATTTGGCCGATGTAACGCTTCGCACTCTGCAAGCTTTGCAGGAATGTGATGTATTGCTGTGTGAAGATACACGAGTAGCACAAAAACTTCTTCTCCTTCTTGAGCAAAAAGGAAAGCTTCTCAAAAAGAAAAGAGAATTTTTCTCTTTTCATTCACATAATCAAGTTTCATTCTTAGAAAACATTTCTCCTGATTTTTTTGAATCTTGTGTTGGATTTATGAGTGATGCAGGGATGCCTTGTGTAAGTGATCCAGGATCTATTTTGATTGGGTATGCTAAGCATCATAAAATCCCCTTTGAGATTCTTCCTGCAGGGAGTGCAGCGACATTGGCTCATGCTTATAGTGGTTTGGGAGATTCGGGATTTGTATTTGATGGTTTTTTACCTCACAAGAGTAATGATAGGCAGAAAAGATTGGTATTTTGGAAAGATGTTTTAAACTCTCAAGATTTGGCATTGATTGTTTATGAATCTCCGCATCGGCTTTTGGATAGTTTGATGGATCTTCAAAAGATTGATCAGAACTGTCATGTTTTTGTAATTAAGGAAATGACTAAAAAATTTCAAGCAAGTTTTGAGGGAAATGTTGTAGAGGTTTTGCAAGGAATAGGGGAGACAAAAATTTTGGGCGAGTGGGTTTTGGTATTGAAATTTTCAAAACAAGAGAAGGAATATAAGCTTGGGGTGTTGGAGGTTATGCATTCAGATATCCCCCCCAAAATTAAAGCAAAACTGTTATCACAAATCACAGGAGAGAGTATAAAAGAGTGGTATCACAGAATCATTAAGGAAGGAAAATGA
- a CDS encoding YraN family protein, with protein MSRKKGEIYEKRACEFLISKGFEIIECNFYSRFGEIDIIAKNQGVLHFVEVKGGKNFNPIYAITSLKIQKIIQTAKYYLLLHHLEMPFCIDGISICGEDIEWIENITL; from the coding sequence ATGAGTAGAAAAAAGGGAGAAATTTATGAAAAAAGAGCTTGTGAATTTTTGATTTCAAAAGGTTTTGAAATTATTGAATGTAATTTTTATTCACGCTTTGGAGAGATTGACATCATTGCAAAGAATCAGGGAGTCTTACATTTTGTGGAAGTAAAAGGGGGGAAAAATTTCAACCCAATTTATGCAATTACATCTTTAAAAATCCAAAAAATTATTCAGACAGCCAAGTATTATCTTCTACTTCATCATTTAGAAATGCCTTTTTGTATTGATGGAATCAGTATTTGTGGAGAGGACATTGAGTGGATTGAGAATATTACATTGTAG
- the trxA gene encoding thioredoxin — MGQYIELTKENFEEVVKNGLSLVDFWAPWCGPCRMLSPVIDKLAQDYSGVANICKVNTDEQEELSAQFGIRSIPTILFLKDGKVVDQMVGATSEQVLKDKLDSLK, encoded by the coding sequence ATGGGACAATACATTGAATTGACAAAAGAAAATTTTGAAGAAGTTGTAAAAAATGGCCTTTCGCTTGTGGATTTTTGGGCTCCATGGTGTGGACCATGTAGAATGCTATCCCCAGTCATTGACAAACTCGCACAAGATTATTCAGGAGTTGCAAATATTTGCAAGGTGAATACAGATGAGCAAGAGGAGCTTTCTGCTCAATTTGGGATTCGCAGTATCCCAACAATTTTATTTCTTAAGGATGGCAAGGTAGTTGATCAAATGGTGGGTGCCACTTCAGAGCAGGTTTTAAAAGACAAGCTTGATTCTCTCAAATAA
- the nusG gene encoding transcription termination/antitermination protein NusG, translated as MDWYAIQTYSGSEQSVKRAIQNLFRECHMQDRLKDIVVPTEDIIEMKNSKKRVVERSLYPGYVFIQVDELDTSLWHMIQSLPRVGRFIGESKKPTPLMESDIKNILEKVENRAAPKPKIFFDSGEVVRIVEGPFANFTGIVEEYDMEHEKLKLNVSIFGRNTPVEILYSQVEKII; from the coding sequence TTGGATTGGTATGCTATACAAACTTACTCAGGAAGTGAACAATCTGTAAAAAGAGCTATTCAGAATCTTTTTCGTGAATGTCATATGCAAGATCGACTCAAGGATATTGTCGTTCCAACAGAAGATATTATTGAAATGAAGAATAGTAAGAAAAGGGTAGTAGAGCGCAGCTTGTATCCTGGATATGTTTTTATTCAAGTTGATGAGCTCGATACAAGTTTATGGCATATGATACAATCTTTGCCTCGTGTTGGACGCTTTATTGGAGAAAGTAAAAAGCCTACACCTTTAATGGAGTCTGACATTAAGAATATTCTAGAGAAGGTTGAGAATAGGGCTGCTCCAAAACCCAAAATCTTTTTTGATTCTGGAGAAGTGGTGCGAATTGTTGAGGGGCCTTTTGCAAACTTTACGGGAATTGTTGAAGAATATGATATGGAACATGAAAAATTGAAGCTAAATGTTTCTATTTTTGGTCGAAATACGCCTGTAGAGATTCTGTATTCCCAAGTTGAAAAAATTATTTAA
- the ruvA gene encoding Holliday junction branch migration protein RuvA, producing the protein MIVGLKGEIERIDPHLLVVDVHGVLYGVQVSLMCAMKMKVGDRVQLLVTEIVREDAYLLFGFLEKLEQEIFERLIKINGVGPKVALAILSTFSPTDFANIVESKNIQALQKVPGIGAKGASKIMVDLAGFFDFSIQNKQGKESQAYIQASQALENLGFKKSEIDHVLKKIVATDTPSIIKEALKLFQKK; encoded by the coding sequence ATGATTGTTGGGCTTAAGGGAGAGATTGAGCGTATTGATCCTCATTTGCTTGTTGTGGATGTGCATGGGGTGCTTTATGGTGTTCAAGTATCGCTTATGTGTGCAATGAAGATGAAAGTGGGTGATAGGGTTCAACTTTTGGTGACAGAGATTGTGCGTGAAGATGCATATTTGCTGTTTGGATTTTTAGAAAAGCTAGAGCAAGAAATTTTTGAGAGATTGATCAAGATTAATGGAGTGGGGCCAAAAGTAGCCTTAGCGATCCTTTCTACTTTTTCCCCTACAGATTTTGCAAATATTGTGGAGTCAAAAAATATTCAAGCATTGCAAAAAGTGCCAGGAATTGGAGCTAAGGGGGCTAGCAAGATTATGGTAGATTTGGCTGGATTTTTTGATTTTTCAATCCAAAATAAACAAGGCAAGGAGTCTCAAGCTTATATTCAGGCATCACAGGCATTGGAGAATTTAGGATTTAAAAAGAGTGAAATTGATCACGTTTTGAAAAAGATTGTTGCTACAGATACGCCATCAATCATTAAAGAAGCATTGAAATTATTTCAAAAAAAATAA
- the rpmG gene encoding 50S ribosomal protein L33 encodes MKVKIGLKCSECGDINYSTTKNAKTNTEKLELKKFCPRLNKHTLHKEVKLKS; translated from the coding sequence ATGAAGGTAAAAATAGGTCTTAAGTGTTCTGAGTGTGGTGATATTAATTACAGCACAACAAAAAATGCTAAAACTAACACTGAAAAATTGGAGCTCAAAAAGTTTTGCCCTAGGCTCAATAAACATACGCTTCATAAAGAAGTTAAGCTAAAGAGTTAA
- a CDS encoding TrmH family RNA methyltransferase, producing MIVYGKQIVLHLLNRSPQRIREVFLAKEIDAKLFRQIARLNIPIVRLDSKKAQAMARGGNHQGFLIRIELLEPTPWKSMLELSSLLVLCGVSDVGNIASLARSAYALGVGGMILDSISPKALETIVRLSSGAMLELPFYYSSSLLDEIHQIKQASFECYGADMKGEEINSFHSCCKWALFLGSEGSGLSQKIIQKMDKMVSIRMRNSFDSLNVGVAGGILMHRLVKE from the coding sequence ATGATTGTTTATGGAAAGCAAATTGTTTTGCATCTTCTGAATCGGTCTCCTCAACGCATTCGGGAGGTTTTTTTGGCCAAAGAAATTGATGCAAAGCTTTTTAGACAAATTGCGAGATTGAATATTCCCATTGTGCGATTGGATTCTAAAAAGGCTCAAGCAATGGCTAGAGGAGGGAATCATCAAGGTTTTCTTATTCGCATTGAACTGTTAGAACCAACCCCTTGGAAAAGTATGCTTGAGTTGTCTTCTCTTTTGGTTTTGTGTGGTGTGAGTGATGTGGGAAATATTGCATCTCTTGCAAGAAGTGCTTATGCCTTGGGGGTGGGGGGAATGATTTTAGATTCTATCTCTCCAAAAGCTTTGGAAACAATTGTGCGTTTAAGCAGTGGAGCGATGCTTGAGCTTCCTTTTTACTATTCTTCTTCTTTATTAGATGAGATTCATCAAATCAAGCAAGCTAGTTTTGAGTGTTATGGTGCTGATATGAAAGGTGAGGAAATTAATTCTTTTCATTCTTGTTGTAAATGGGCTTTGTTTTTGGGAAGTGAGGGAAGCGGGCTTAGTCAGAAAATCATCCAAAAAATGGATAAAATGGTTTCTATTCGTATGCGAAACAGTTTTGATTCTTTAAATGTGGGTGTAGCTGGAGGGATTTTAATGCATAGGTTGGTAAAAGAATGA
- the tuf gene encoding elongation factor Tu has protein sequence MAKEKFVKSKPHVNVGTIGHVDHGKTTLSAAISAVLATKGLAELKDYDNIDNAPEEKERGITIATSHIEYETENRHYAHVDCPGHADYVKNMITGAAQMDGAILVVSAADGPMPQTREHILLSRQVGVPYIVVFLNKQDMVDDAELLELVEMEVRELLSSYEFPGDDTPIVAGSALKALEEAKAGTVGEWGEKILKLMAEVDAYIPTPERDTEKTFLMPVEDVFSIAGRGTVVTGRIERGVVSVGDEVEIVGIRDTQKTTVTGVEMFRKELDKGEAGDNVGVLLRGTKKEEVERGMVLCKPGSITPHKKFEGEIYVLSKEEGGRHTPFFNNYRPQFYVRTTDVTGAITLPAGTEMVMPGDNVKISVELISPIALEEGTRFAIREGGRTVGAGVVTKIIE, from the coding sequence ATGGCTAAAGAAAAATTTGTAAAAAGCAAACCGCATGTTAATGTTGGAACAATTGGTCATGTCGATCATGGTAAAACAACTCTTAGTGCTGCAATTTCTGCTGTTTTGGCAACAAAGGGATTGGCAGAACTAAAAGATTATGACAATATTGATAATGCCCCAGAAGAAAAGGAAAGAGGGATTACAATCGCAACTTCTCATATTGAATATGAAACAGAAAATCGACATTATGCGCATGTAGATTGCCCAGGGCATGCTGACTATGTTAAAAATATGATTACAGGTGCAGCTCAAATGGATGGAGCAATTCTTGTTGTATCTGCTGCTGATGGTCCTATGCCTCAAACTAGAGAGCACATTCTTTTGTCACGTCAAGTAGGTGTTCCATATATCGTTGTTTTCTTAAATAAGCAAGATATGGTCGATGATGCTGAATTGCTTGAACTTGTTGAAATGGAAGTAAGAGAACTTTTGAGTAGCTATGAATTCCCAGGAGATGATACTCCAATTGTTGCAGGATCTGCTCTTAAAGCACTAGAAGAAGCAAAAGCTGGAACAGTCGGTGAGTGGGGAGAGAAGATTCTTAAGCTTATGGCTGAGGTTGATGCTTATATTCCAACACCAGAGAGAGACACAGAAAAAACTTTCTTGATGCCAGTTGAGGATGTGTTCTCGATTGCAGGAAGAGGAACTGTTGTGACTGGAAGAATTGAAAGAGGTGTTGTAAGTGTAGGTGATGAGGTTGAAATTGTTGGAATCAGAGATACTCAAAAAACTACAGTTACTGGCGTTGAAATGTTTAGAAAAGAGCTTGACAAAGGTGAAGCAGGTGACAACGTTGGTGTTCTCTTGAGAGGAACAAAAAAAGAAGAAGTTGAAAGAGGTATGGTTCTTTGTAAACCAGGATCAATTACTCCTCACAAGAAATTTGAAGGAGAAATTTATGTTCTTTCAAAAGAAGAGGGAGGAAGACATACACCTTTCTTCAATAACTATAGACCACAATTCTATGTAAGAACAACAGACGTAACAGGAGCTATTACTCTCCCAGCAGGAACAGAGATGGTTATGCCTGGAGATAATGTAAAGATTTCTGTTGAACTAATTAGCCCAATTGCTCTTGAAGAAGGAACACGTTTTGCGATTAGGGAGGGTGGACGAACTGTTGGTGCTGGTGTTGTTACAAAAATCATTGAGTAA
- a CDS encoding tRNA (5-methylaminomethyl-2-thiouridine)(34)-methyltransferase MnmD → MNIRESVSADGSHTLFNEEYQESYHSLKDGAINETMQKHVLPPLDCLDLMSRPKIRILDICFGLGYNSFFTIYAFLLRQYCGEIEIYSPEKDLEIFSKLLKINYPKEILTLDGTELKEILSALKDEGEYSQNQWKIQCFRGEALEYLERFDCGFFDVIYQDAFSPQKNLELWSEQYFSKLFILLKDDGVITTYSQSKQVSETVKKIGFYVYEIQQKEVRNSRLFAKKEINLPFLVKK, encoded by the coding sequence TTGAATATTAGGGAATCTGTAAGTGCAGATGGAAGCCATACACTGTTTAATGAAGAGTATCAAGAGAGCTATCATAGCTTAAAAGATGGTGCTATAAATGAAACGATGCAGAAGCACGTTTTGCCTCCATTGGATTGCTTGGATTTAATGTCAAGACCAAAGATCAGAATCTTGGATATTTGTTTTGGTTTGGGGTATAACTCTTTTTTTACAATTTATGCATTTCTTTTGCGACAATATTGTGGAGAGATTGAGATATATAGCCCAGAAAAAGATTTGGAAATTTTTTCTAAACTCCTTAAGATAAATTATCCTAAAGAAATATTGACGCTTGATGGGACGGAGTTGAAGGAAATTTTATCTGCATTGAAAGATGAGGGGGAGTACTCTCAAAATCAATGGAAGATACAGTGTTTTAGGGGTGAGGCATTAGAGTATTTGGAGAGGTTTGATTGTGGGTTTTTTGATGTTATTTATCAAGATGCATTTTCTCCTCAAAAAAATCTAGAACTCTGGAGTGAGCAGTATTTCTCAAAGCTCTTTATTCTTTTGAAAGATGATGGGGTCATCACAACATATTCTCAAAGTAAGCAAGTAAGTGAAACAGTCAAAAAGATTGGCTTTTATGTTTATGAAATTCAGCAAAAAGAAGTACGCAATAGTCGTTTATTTGCAAAAAAAGAAATAAATCTTCCATTTTTGGTAAAAAAATAA